The Candidatus Hydrogenedens sp. genome segment CATGGTCATTAAAATTGTTGGGTCCTGTGGCACAAGGGACATACCGATTAGAGCCCCGTTCCTCAATGCTGGTTCGGACGAGAGGACAGGGAAATGCGAAGGTTGTAGTAACAAATGCCTGGGTAAAGACAGGAACGAATTTACAGATGGAAATAAATTTAGAATGATGGTTTAAAGTCAATTATTCTTTGCCCTTTTGTCGAATAGAAAAGTTTTTTTGAACTTTCGGGGAAATGTTAATCGTTTCCCCTTTTTCTTTTTTGAGGGAGGCTTCTTTTTTGCTGGTTTTATAAGGAGATTCTCTGTCACTTAATTCATACCCCATAGAAACTCTTTTCATCATTAATTCTTCTGCAAAATCATCCTGAACAATATTCCACGGAACAAATTTTTCCAGTTGTATAGTTAGGTAGTTATAACATTCTTCGTTTTTTAATTTTTGGGATTGTGCCTTTTGAAAGAGAAGTAATAGGTATTCAAAGTCTTCCAATCCATCGCGAAGCCGTTCCAATCGGATAGAGTGTAAATACGAATCTTTTGCGGGGTAAAGCAAAGTGGTCATTTGCAAAGTATCCTGAGGTTGAAATAGGAAGGTTTCCATGTTTTGAGGTCGTGAGATAATATTGCCCCATGAAAGGAGAGGAGTGAGAATGATACCTCTGAAACCATAACTCCAGCATATCCATGGAATAATACGGGATTCAATAGGTGCGGTATCATAACGAAGAGACGGATATTGTTCAGGATTAAGCCATAACCAGGGTGTAATTACAGGAGCCATGCGGGGTTCTTTATTCTCCTCATTCGAATTTAATCGGATTTCTTGAATATACACGAATTCTCCTTTTTTAATTCGAGGAAATTCAAAACGGATAGCAGAGAAATCAGGATTGTATTTGAAAGTTCCATACGAAATAGCCGGTTCAAAAAGGGTTCCTGCTACATGTTTCCAGTTTACAGAGGATGAGAGAAAATGTATGCTATCTCTTGATGTCAAGACATCTATGGATTGAGGAATTTGTGTGGGACCCCAAATAATGGTTATTTTTTCGCCTATTATTTTATCTTTTAATTGAACCTCTAACCATTCTTTTTTGCCTTCTTTCTCAGTAGGAAAGGATAGCCATCCTGTGTATAAACAGGCGTCTATGGCTTGCCATGGAGAACATAAAATAGGGGGATACGAGCCGGGAATAAAGCCAGTGGTTGAAGAAGAGACGGATTTAATAGGAAGAGTATTTTCATCTGCGATAGACAAACCTTTTGTCAATCGCTCCATTAATCCTGGGGAAAAAGAAGAAAAAGGTAAAGCCCAGATGTCTGTGTAAAAATTATATTGGGGTAAGGGGAGACCACATAAAATTCTTACTACAAAAAAAGGAATTTGTTCGGACAGAGAATTTAAGTATCGCCGCAATGCGTCATGTTGTCCAGCATCTTTGGGTATAAAAAAAATAGTTCCCATAGTAATATTATTGATATTCCTTATGTCGTTTATCATATTCTCTTCATTTTGGGATGGTGTACGGACAGTTTCCAGAGGACCCGGCGGCAATAACAAAGGTGTTATATCTATAAAATTTTGAGAATTGTATCCCTTGATATGATGAACATAGTTTTTCCACAAACCTTCGGGAATAGGAAGAGTATTCGTGTTAAGGTTTTGTTGATAAGAACCTAATGAAGGATTAAGCCGTTTATCGTATATGAAATTGAAAAAGTTTTTCCAGAAATCATCAGTTGATGAAGATTGGGGGTTTGTTAGCAATAATGTTTGCCAATCTAAAAAACTAATAGCATTCAAAGAAGGTGTTTGCGGAATTTCAAAATCAAAAACTTCAATGGAAACAGGAATTCGCTTCAATTTCTTTTCTTCTACATTAATTTGCAACTCGGTTTTATAGTTCCCCGTTTTTATTTCTCGTGGAATTTTGAAGGTTATCCAGAAAACAGCCTTTTGTCCTTTTAAGATACCCAACGGTTGGAACGGTCTTAATATATCTAAAAATATGCGACTTCGGTCCATACCCCCCTGAGGAAGAGGAACACCTTGAATAGGTAATATCTGATATATCGATGGATTGGGAAATTTTTCAGGCAATTTGTCGAAGGAAATAGATACATTATTCAGGTCATTTTTATCAGCCAAAATATGGACCTGAAAGGATTCTTCTTCCCCTTTTGCAGCAAAGATTTGTGCTTCATAATGGGAATGAGGAGATGGTTGTGCAAGATTGGTAGATACCCAGGATGGCTCAATCCAGATATCTGCACCATGAATAAATGTATTTAATAATAGGAGAATATTTATAAACATTTTTATAATCTTTTAGTTGTTATTCTGACTAATTGCATATTATATAATAACTGTAAATAATCGAGATTTGGTAAACAAAAAAATAAAGGGTTACGAATGGAAATAGAAGAGTTTTTAAAAAAGACGAAGGAAGAACTTGTAAAAGAAATATTTTATTGGAAATCACAGGCGGAAGAGATAAAAAATATTTTAACAGGTAAAGGAAAGAAGTATTATACCCTTTCAGATTTACAACCATTATTCCAAAGTATGACGGCTATTGATACAGCAGTATATGTATCGGATATGGATACTTATGAGATTTTTGCTGCAAATGAGTATGTAAGAAATTTTTTGAAAGATGAAATTATAGGAAAAAAATGTTATGAAGTTTTACAAGTAGGACAAACATCACCTTGTTCTTTCTGCACAAATGACCGTTTACTTAATTCAAAAGGAGAACCTAATCCACCGTATGTTTGGACTTTTCAAAATACAAAAACAGGTTCCTTTTTTCAATGCATAGACTTTGCTATTCCATGGGAAAATGGGAAGATGGTAAGAATTGAGGTTGCCATCAATATAGACCGACTTGTTAATATTCAGAAGGATAGGGATACTCAGATTTCACTTACAAAAACGATTATTGAAAGTATTCCTCAGGCAGTTTTTTGGAAGGATAGGAACGGTGTATTTTTAGGTTGTAATCATCAATTTGCCAAAGATGCAAATTGTTCCTCTCCGGAAGAAGTAATAGGTAAAACAGATTATGACTTACCATGGACAAAGGAAGAATCAGCTAGTTTCCGTGAAATAGACCGTAGGATTATGGAATCTGGGGAACCATTACTAAACTTCGAGGAAAAACATACAAGGGCTTCTGGAGAGGTAAGATGGCTGTATGTGAGTAAGGTTCCTTTACGAGATAGAGATGGGAACATTATTGGCGTATTGGGAACTTATGGTGATATAACGGAAATGAAAAGGGCACAGGAAATAATAAAGTATAACGAACAATTATTAAACAGTATAATGCAAACAACACCTTTCGGAGTTATCTTTGTGAGGAATCAGGTAATAGAATGGTGTAATGACCGTATCTGCCAGGTTCTGGGATATTCAAAGGAAGAGATGATAGGTAAATCAACACGGACTTATTATGAAACAGAGGAAGAGTTTAACCGTGTGGGCAAAGAATTATACAAAGATTTAGTGGGTTATAATACGAGTTGGGTTGAAACTAAG includes the following:
- a CDS encoding DUF6067 family protein codes for the protein MFINILLLLNTFIHGADIWIEPSWVSTNLAQPSPHSHYEAQIFAAKGEEESFQVHILADKNDLNNVSISFDKLPEKFPNPSIYQILPIQGVPLPQGGMDRSRIFLDILRPFQPLGILKGQKAVFWITFKIPREIKTGNYKTELQINVEEKKLKRIPVSIEVFDFEIPQTPSLNAISFLDWQTLLLTNPQSSSTDDFWKNFFNFIYDKRLNPSLGSYQQNLNTNTLPIPEGLWKNYVHHIKGYNSQNFIDITPLLLPPGPLETVRTPSQNEENMINDIRNINNITMGTIFFIPKDAGQHDALRRYLNSLSEQIPFFVVRILCGLPLPQYNFYTDIWALPFSSFSPGLMERLTKGLSIADENTLPIKSVSSSTTGFIPGSYPPILCSPWQAIDACLYTGWLSFPTEKEGKKEWLEVQLKDKIIGEKITIIWGPTQIPQSIDVLTSRDSIHFLSSSVNWKHVAGTLFEPAISYGTFKYNPDFSAIRFEFPRIKKGEFVYIQEIRLNSNEENKEPRMAPVITPWLWLNPEQYPSLRYDTAPIESRIIPWICWSYGFRGIILTPLLSWGNIISRPQNMETFLFQPQDTLQMTTLLYPAKDSYLHSIRLERLRDGLEDFEYLLLLFQKAQSQKLKNEECYNYLTIQLEKFVPWNIVQDDFAEELMMKRVSMGYELSDRESPYKTSKKEASLKKEKGETINISPKVQKNFSIRQKGKE